One Terriglobales bacterium genomic window carries:
- a CDS encoding DinB family protein yields the protein MPTTAPAEAKTEFAAGVREFLLQAIESEIPKTANVIRAVPDEKADWKPDAKSRCAGDLAWHIASEDVIFLEQIAEGKFAFPDPRFEKERPKTTAEMAKWYEGKMKAALTKVRALSPEKIAESREFFGMNFPAYAYILFMNNHSIHHRGQLAAYLRPCGGKVPDIYGGSADTPMGQ from the coding sequence ATGCCTACCACCGCACCAGCCGAAGCCAAAACCGAGTTTGCCGCGGGAGTGCGCGAATTCCTGCTGCAGGCCATCGAGTCCGAGATCCCGAAGACCGCCAACGTGATCCGCGCCGTGCCCGACGAAAAAGCGGATTGGAAGCCGGACGCGAAATCGCGCTGCGCCGGCGACCTCGCCTGGCACATCGCCAGCGAGGACGTGATCTTCCTGGAGCAGATCGCGGAAGGGAAGTTCGCCTTCCCCGACCCGCGCTTCGAGAAGGAACGCCCCAAGACCACCGCCGAGATGGCGAAGTGGTACGAAGGCAAGATGAAGGCGGCGCTCACGAAAGTCCGCGCGCTCAGCCCGGAGAAGATCGCCGAGAGCCGCGAGTTCTTCGGCATGAACTTCCCGGCGTACGCCTACATCCTGTTCATGAACAACCACAGCATCCATCACCGCGGGCAACTGGCGGCGTACCTGCGCCCTTGCGGCGGGAAGGTGCCGGACATCTACGGCGGCAGCGCCGACACCCCGATGGGGCAGTAA
- a CDS encoding GTPase domain-containing protein produces MSFINFAAREINCKIVYYGAGLGGKTTNLQVVFDKTGDKQKGKMISLATETDRTLFFDFLPLDLGTVRGFKTRFHLYTVPGQVFYDASRKLILRGVDGVVFVADSQEERMDANIEALENLHENLKEHGYDFAKIPYVLQLNKRDLPNVLPVEKLKQELVKKGEPVFEAVAYQGTGVFETLKEVARQVLVELKKG; encoded by the coding sequence TTGAGCTTCATCAATTTCGCGGCCCGCGAGATCAACTGCAAGATCGTCTATTACGGCGCCGGTCTCGGCGGCAAGACGACCAATCTGCAGGTGGTCTTCGACAAGACCGGTGACAAGCAGAAGGGCAAGATGATCTCGCTTGCCACCGAGACGGACCGCACCCTCTTCTTCGACTTCCTGCCGCTCGACCTGGGGACGGTCCGCGGCTTCAAGACCCGCTTCCACCTCTACACCGTGCCCGGACAGGTCTTCTACGACGCCAGCCGCAAGCTCATCCTGCGCGGCGTCGACGGTGTGGTCTTCGTCGCCGACTCGCAGGAAGAGCGCATGGACGCCAACATCGAAGCGCTCGAGAACCTGCACGAGAACCTGAAGGAACACGGCTACGACTTCGCCAAGATCCCCTACGTCCTCCAGCTCAACAAGCGCGACCTGCCCAACGTCCTGCCCGTCGAGAAGCTCAAGCAGGAGCTGGTGAAGAAGGGTGAGCCGGTGTTCGAGGCCGTCGCCTACCAGGGCACCGGCGTCTTCGAGACGCTCAAGGAAGTCGCCCGCCAGGTCCTGGTCGAGCTCAAGAAGGGCTAA
- a CDS encoding VWA domain-containing protein has protein sequence MRRWMKGYAVVALLVALAWMAFAQTDPQQTIPDAPSATKPQANPFPADAPKAPANSRESRSTPTKPNEPPVNTPAPDATQDVPGAGEVGGREQMYTLSVTTNQVFVPVTVRDSDGRRVEGLTVRDFSVYEDGIRQPINFFTSDPFPLSVAVLVDIGMPDVEMRKVNETLPNIVSAFSQYDEVSMYTYGNSVSRVIDFSAVNEKLSAGIKRARKPGRSGGGVAMAGGPMSAGPSVNGHPIDPNTPVMNTPRMESRVLNDAILLAGQDLSRRPRDRRKIIFVISDGREQGSRARYDDVRKVLLSNDVTVYAINVGDSALPGYDTLSRVHIPYSSYQNLLPRYVRDTGGQIYQEFGREAIENAYSGVTEVARNQYTLGYKTKNAVAGNYRSIEVRVHRGGLRISARDGYYPLPPPRPQAQ, from the coding sequence ATGAGACGCTGGATGAAGGGGTACGCCGTGGTCGCGCTGCTCGTGGCACTGGCCTGGATGGCCTTCGCCCAGACTGACCCGCAGCAGACCATCCCGGACGCTCCCTCGGCCACCAAGCCGCAGGCTAATCCCTTCCCCGCCGATGCGCCCAAGGCGCCCGCGAACTCGCGCGAGTCGCGCTCCACCCCGACCAAGCCCAACGAGCCGCCGGTGAACACGCCGGCGCCCGACGCAACCCAGGACGTCCCGGGCGCCGGCGAGGTCGGTGGCCGCGAGCAGATGTACACCCTGAGCGTCACGACCAACCAGGTGTTCGTGCCGGTGACGGTGCGCGACTCCGACGGCCGCCGCGTCGAGGGCCTGACCGTCCGCGACTTCTCCGTCTATGAGGACGGCATCCGCCAACCCATCAACTTCTTCACCAGCGACCCCTTCCCGCTTTCGGTGGCGGTGCTGGTCGACATCGGCATGCCCGACGTCGAGATGCGCAAAGTCAACGAGACCCTGCCGAACATCGTGAGCGCGTTCAGCCAGTACGACGAAGTGTCGATGTACACCTACGGCAACTCGGTCTCGCGCGTCATCGACTTCTCTGCGGTCAACGAGAAGCTGAGTGCGGGCATCAAGCGGGCGCGCAAGCCGGGGCGTTCCGGCGGCGGCGTCGCCATGGCCGGCGGCCCAATGAGCGCCGGGCCCTCCGTCAACGGCCATCCCATCGACCCGAATACGCCGGTGATGAACACGCCGCGCATGGAGTCGCGCGTGTTGAACGACGCCATCCTGCTGGCCGGCCAGGACCTCTCGCGCCGCCCGCGCGACCGCCGCAAGATCATCTTCGTCATCTCCGACGGCCGCGAGCAAGGCAGCCGCGCCCGCTACGACGACGTCCGCAAGGTGCTGCTCTCCAACGACGTCACCGTCTACGCCATCAACGTGGGCGACTCCGCCCTGCCCGGCTACGACACCCTCAGCCGCGTCCACATCCCTTACTCCAGCTACCAGAACCTGCTGCCGCGCTACGTCCGCGATACCGGCGGCCAGATCTACCAGGAGTTCGGCCGCGAAGCCATCGAGAACGCCTACTCCGGCGTCACCGAGGTCGCCCGCAACCAGTACACCCTGGGTTACAAGACCAAGAATGCCGTGGCCGGCAACTACCGCTCCATCGAGGTCCGCGTCCACCGCGGCGGCTTGCGCATCTCGGCCCGCGACGGCTACTATCCGCTGCCGCCCCCTCGTCCCCAGGCCCAGTAG
- a CDS encoding VWA domain-containing protein — MTNTEPAPQQEPPDRRNDDDFNFKVSVDVVNVFFNVKDKRGGLIPDLKPGDFELYEDEKKQTIKYFSSESNQPLTLGLLIDSSGSMQRVIEMEKEVGSRFLSDVLGPKDMAFVISFDVNVDLLQDFTSSRRELRDGLYRARINTGGGMYGAPPGLGGGPLPTTRPPRGTLLYDAIWLGADEKLGREVGRKAMIILTDGVDQGSQTTLKLAVESAQRADTICYVLLIQDREFAQFGDGEGAMKQLAEQTGGRVIRVGDKFEKLKAAFDQIALELRSQYSIGYTPTNNKRDGTFRRVEIKSKQDYKVQARKGYYANAE, encoded by the coding sequence GTGACCAACACCGAGCCGGCGCCGCAGCAGGAGCCGCCGGACCGGCGCAACGACGACGACTTCAACTTCAAGGTGTCGGTGGACGTCGTCAACGTGTTCTTCAACGTGAAGGACAAGCGCGGCGGGCTGATCCCCGACCTCAAGCCCGGCGACTTCGAGCTCTACGAGGACGAGAAGAAGCAGACCATCAAGTACTTCTCCTCCGAGAGCAACCAGCCGCTGACGCTGGGGCTGCTGATCGACTCCTCCGGCAGCATGCAGCGCGTGATCGAGATGGAGAAGGAGGTAGGGAGCCGTTTCCTCTCCGACGTGCTCGGTCCCAAGGACATGGCGTTCGTGATCAGCTTCGACGTGAACGTGGACCTGCTGCAGGATTTCACCAGCTCGCGGCGCGAGCTGCGCGATGGACTGTATCGGGCGCGCATCAACACGGGCGGCGGGATGTACGGCGCGCCACCGGGGCTGGGCGGCGGCCCGCTCCCGACCACGCGTCCGCCGCGCGGCACGCTGCTGTACGACGCCATCTGGCTCGGCGCCGACGAGAAGCTGGGGCGCGAGGTCGGCCGCAAGGCGATGATCATCCTCACCGACGGCGTGGACCAGGGCAGCCAGACCACGCTCAAGCTCGCCGTCGAGTCCGCGCAGCGCGCCGATACCATCTGCTACGTCCTGCTTATCCAGGATCGCGAGTTCGCGCAGTTCGGCGACGGCGAAGGCGCCATGAAGCAGCTCGCCGAGCAGACCGGCGGGCGCGTCATCCGCGTGGGCGACAAGTTCGAGAAGCTCAAAGCCGCCTTCGACCAGATCGCGCTCGAGCTGCGCAGCCAGTACTCCATCGGCTACACGCCGACCAACAACAAGCGCGACGGCACCTTCCGGCGCGTCGAGATCAAGAGCAAACAGGACTACAAGGTGCAGGCGCGCAAGGGGTACTACGCGAACGCGGAGTAG
- a CDS encoding VWA domain-containing protein, whose amino-acid sequence MRIFLCVLVLAGLACAQELPAAPSAARSGAQQPAAPAATTPADATPAPAPAPEPPKPAPAAAAATAPANDEEIADPGTVIVKRVNEVNVIFTVTDKGGRFVKGLKQADFTVLDDKKPPQSLVAFRSETNLPIRAALLIDSSNSIRDRFNFELEASAEFLSQTIRPKVDKAIVYGFDSTPDPVVENFTDSTEQMVSGLRRLRPGGGTAVWDIVYRISRDKLGKLDEPFAVRRVMVLISDGDDNQSRVSFQEAMDMAQRAEVIVYAISTNISGVVSRGDKRLEELAEATGGRVFYPMNLDDIAEKFVKIQEELRSQYAVAYKPTDFVADGRYRSIDILASNKKFKVRARKGYYAPKQ is encoded by the coding sequence ATGCGTATCTTTCTGTGTGTCCTCGTTCTGGCCGGGCTGGCGTGCGCCCAGGAGTTGCCGGCAGCGCCCTCGGCTGCCAGGAGCGGCGCCCAGCAGCCCGCCGCGCCCGCTGCTACGACGCCGGCTGACGCGACGCCCGCGCCTGCCCCCGCGCCCGAGCCGCCCAAACCGGCTCCTGCCGCGGCCGCTGCCACTGCGCCCGCCAACGACGAAGAGATCGCCGACCCCGGCACGGTCATCGTCAAGCGCGTCAATGAGGTCAACGTCATCTTCACCGTCACCGACAAGGGCGGCCGCTTCGTGAAGGGCCTGAAGCAGGCCGACTTCACCGTGCTCGACGACAAGAAGCCGCCCCAGTCCCTGGTCGCCTTCCGCAGCGAGACCAACCTGCCCATCCGCGCCGCCCTGCTCATCGACTCCTCCAACTCCATCCGCGACCGCTTCAACTTCGAGCTCGAAGCTTCCGCCGAGTTCCTGAGCCAGACCATCCGCCCCAAGGTGGACAAGGCCATCGTCTACGGTTTCGACTCCACTCCCGACCCGGTGGTGGAGAACTTCACCGACTCGACCGAGCAGATGGTCAGCGGCCTGCGCCGGCTGCGCCCGGGCGGCGGCACCGCGGTCTGGGACATCGTCTACCGCATCAGCCGCGACAAGCTCGGCAAGCTCGATGAGCCCTTCGCCGTCCGCCGCGTGATGGTCCTCATCTCCGACGGCGACGACAACCAGAGCCGCGTCAGCTTCCAGGAGGCGATGGACATGGCGCAGCGCGCCGAGGTCATCGTCTACGCCATCAGCACCAACATCTCGGGCGTGGTCTCGCGCGGCGACAAGCGCCTGGAAGAGCTCGCCGAGGCCACCGGCGGCCGCGTCTTCTATCCCATGAACCTCGACGACATCGCCGAGAAGTTCGTGAAGATCCAGGAAGAGCTGCGCAGCCAGTACGCCGTGGCCTACAAGCCCACCGACTTCGTCGCCGACGGCCGCTACCGCTCCATCGACATCCTGGCTTCCAACAAGAAGTTCAAGGTGCGCGCCCGCAAGGGCTATTACGCGCCGAAGCAGTAA
- a CDS encoding RluA family pseudouridine synthase — translation MSQTFHVSPAVAGLRLDRFLVEQLPDVSRARVQELIAQGAVAVDGKPAKPSLKLRGGQRVDVAAAAGRPPIKAVAEDIPLEVVHEDKQLAVIDKPAGMMVHAGAAKADDPRNRGTLVNALLHRFGKLSSGGHALRPGIVHRLDKETSGLLVVAKDDVTHRKLQEQFAGRNVSKKYVALVHGWPKQDSGAIDLPIARDPKRRTRMTTRARSGRAALSHYRVLRRVSSKFGKFALVEVRIATGRTHQIRVHLAALGHPVAGDTLYGAPAELKSGKGKLVLGRNFLHAAELGFTHPTTGKTMRFRASLPPALRDFMNKLGETELPDGI, via the coding sequence GTGAGCCAGACGTTCCACGTCTCGCCTGCCGTTGCCGGTCTTCGCCTCGACCGCTTCCTCGTCGAGCAGCTGCCGGACGTGAGCCGCGCGCGCGTGCAGGAGCTGATCGCACAGGGCGCGGTCGCGGTCGACGGCAAGCCCGCGAAGCCTAGCCTGAAGCTGCGTGGCGGCCAGAGGGTCGACGTCGCCGCGGCCGCCGGGCGCCCGCCCATCAAGGCGGTCGCCGAGGACATCCCGCTCGAAGTCGTTCACGAGGACAAGCAGCTCGCCGTCATCGACAAGCCCGCGGGGATGATGGTGCACGCGGGCGCCGCCAAAGCCGATGATCCCCGCAACCGCGGCACGCTGGTCAACGCGCTGCTCCACCGCTTCGGGAAGCTCTCCTCCGGCGGCCATGCGCTGCGCCCGGGCATCGTCCACCGCCTCGACAAGGAGACCAGTGGGCTGCTGGTGGTCGCCAAGGACGACGTCACGCACCGCAAGCTGCAGGAGCAGTTTGCCGGCCGCAACGTCAGCAAGAAATATGTCGCGCTGGTGCACGGCTGGCCGAAGCAGGACTCCGGCGCCATCGACCTGCCCATCGCGCGCGACCCCAAGCGCCGCACGCGCATGACCACGAGGGCGCGGAGCGGGCGCGCGGCGCTCTCGCACTACCGCGTGCTGCGGCGCGTCAGCTCGAAGTTCGGCAAGTTCGCCCTGGTCGAGGTGCGCATCGCCACCGGCCGCACCCACCAGATCCGCGTGCACCTGGCCGCGCTCGGGCATCCGGTGGCCGGCGATACGCTCTACGGCGCGCCCGCCGAGCTCAAGAGCGGCAAGGGCAAGCTCGTCCTCGGACGTAACTTCTTACACGCCGCGGAACTCGGATTTACGCACCCCACCACCGGCAAGACCATGCGCTTTCGTGCCTCGCTTCCGCCGGCACTGCGTGATTTCATGAACAAACTCGGCGAAACAGAGCTGCCGGATGGCATCTAA
- the lgt gene encoding prolipoprotein diacylglyceryl transferase: MFPRLFHLGDFSLPTYGVLSAVGLLLGLVICVRLAKRAGIDGDRAWDLGIWAIISAIVGAKLMLFVTDWGPHAELVRLAFARETLPALLHWDLANRHAAALFVLIQAGGVWYGGLLFGSLIAWLYMRRHHMPALKTFDAYTPGIAFGHILGRIGCFAAGCCYGRPTDKPWGVTFTDPLAYQNSGTPLGIPLHPTQLYEAATNTVIFLAVLWLFRHKRFDGQVLGAYFFLYGVARYFLEFFRDDPERGLVFGGAMTVTQLVALCLVAAGGALWLRRPAPRSAPAVA; encoded by the coding sequence TTGTTTCCCCGCCTCTTCCATCTCGGTGACTTCTCGCTGCCCACCTACGGCGTGCTCTCGGCCGTCGGGCTGCTGCTCGGCCTGGTGATCTGCGTGCGCCTCGCCAAGCGCGCGGGCATCGACGGCGACCGCGCCTGGGACCTCGGCATCTGGGCGATCATCAGCGCCATCGTGGGCGCCAAGCTCATGTTGTTCGTCACCGATTGGGGACCCCACGCCGAGCTGGTGCGGCTGGCGTTCGCGCGCGAGACGCTGCCCGCGCTCCTGCACTGGGACCTGGCGAACCGGCACGCGGCGGCGCTGTTCGTGCTCATCCAGGCAGGCGGCGTGTGGTACGGCGGCCTGCTGTTCGGCTCGCTCATCGCGTGGCTCTACATGCGGCGCCACCACATGCCCGCGCTCAAGACCTTCGACGCTTACACGCCCGGCATCGCCTTCGGGCACATCCTCGGGCGCATCGGATGCTTCGCCGCCGGATGCTGCTACGGCCGCCCGACCGACAAGCCCTGGGGCGTCACCTTCACCGACCCGCTCGCCTACCAGAACTCGGGCACGCCGCTCGGCATCCCGCTCCATCCGACACAGCTCTATGAGGCCGCCACGAACACGGTGATCTTCCTCGCGGTGCTCTGGCTCTTCCGCCACAAGCGGTTCGACGGCCAGGTGCTGGGCGCCTACTTCTTCCTCTACGGCGTGGCACGCTACTTCCTCGAATTCTTCCGCGACGACCCCGAGCGCGGCCTGGTCTTCGGCGGCGCCATGACGGTGACGCAGTTGGTCGCGCTCTGCCTGGTCGCCGCCGGCGGCGCGCTCTGGCTGCGCCGGCCCGCGCCACGCAGCGCTCCTGCCGTCGCCTAG